TTCGGGCGTGATCGTGAGCTGCATCTGCTCGCCATCCCGGTCGATGACGAGCGGGACGGGCGAGCCGGGGCTGCGCTCGATGACGTCGATGAACTCCTGCCACGTCGCAACGTCGCGCCCTCCTGCCTGCACGACACGGTCACCCTCCTCCAGACCCGCCTGATCCGCAGGCCCTCCGGCAATGACCTGCTCCAGCACAGGATCCGCCGGCAGCGCCGGCTCGAACGCGTTGATGACGTTGCCCTTCTCTTCATCATCGGAGGGCAGATTGAACGTCACGGGAGGATGGTTCTCGAACGTGATGCGGGTCTCCCCGGCACGCGCGGTCGTGAGCTCCAGACCCATCTCGCGCCAGCTCGTGACCGGCTGATCGTTGATCGCGGCCACCACGGCGCCTGGCTGGATCTGCGTGAGCGCGGCAGCGTCCGCGGTCAGCCGTTCTTCGACCACCCCTCCGATACTCGTGCCCGGGTCGGCCGGCACGCCCCAGATGCCTGCGCTGAACGAGAACACGACGAACGCGAACAGGAGATTCATGATGACGCCCGCCGAGATCACGAGCGTACGCCAGGGCAGCGATTTGGACTCGAAGTCGCGCGGCCTGTGCGGCCGGTGCGTCATCTCGTCCAGCTCCGCTTCCGACTCCGCACCGACAGTGTCGTTAACCGTGGCCGGGCCGCCCTCGATCTGCTCCATCTCTTCCATGCCGGCCATCTTCACATAGCCGCCGAGCGGCAGCAGCGAAATGACGTATTCCGTCTCACCGCGCTTGAAGCCCAGAATGCGCGGGCCGAATCCGATGGAGAAGCGCGGCACCTCGATGTCAGCGGCCTTGGCGGTCATGAAGTGGCCGAGCTCGTGCACGAAAATGAGCACGCCGAGCACGAATATGAACGCAATGATCGTCAGCATAGATTCCTCAGGGCCGCACCCGCGATCTCGCGGGCGCTGCGGTCGGCGGCAAGCACGCTGTCCAGCGTATCCGCCGGTGCGGGATCGTGCGCATCGAGTGCACGCGCGATGATGTCCGCAATGCCGGTAAAAGGTATGGCGCCGGCCAGAAAGCCGGCGACCGCTTCTTCGTTTGCAGCATTGAACACAGCCGGCGCAGTGCCACCCGCGCGGCCGGCGGCCACACCGAGCGTGAACGCCGGGAACCGACGGGCGTCGACCGCCTCGAATGTGAGGCTGCCTGCGCTGACGGGATCGAACGCGCGCACGCCGTTGTCCGACCGGCGGTCCGGATGCGACAGCGCATACAGGATCGGCAGCTCCATGGTCGGGAATCCGAGTTGTGCAAGCACGCTGCCGTCCACGAACTCCACCATCGAGTGGATGATCGATTGCGGATGAACCACGACGTCGATGCTGTCGTACGGCGCATTGAACAGGAAATGCGCCTCCACGACCTCGAGAGCCTTGTTCACGAGAGTCGCGGAGTCGACCGTGATCTTCGCGCCCATGTCCCACGTCGGATGTCGCAGCGCCTGCTCCGGTGTCATGGCGCTCAGCTCATTGAGCGCGCAGCTGCGGAACGGACCGCCCGACGCCGTCAGGATCATGCGCCG
Above is a genomic segment from Longimicrobiales bacterium containing:
- the rseP gene encoding RIP metalloprotease RseP; translated protein: MLTIIAFIFVLGVLIFVHELGHFMTAKAADIEVPRFSIGFGPRILGFKRGETEYVISLLPLGGYVKMAGMEEMEQIEGGPATVNDTVGAESEAELDEMTHRPHRPRDFESKSLPWRTLVISAGVIMNLLFAFVVFSFSAGIWGVPADPGTSIGGVVEERLTADAAALTQIQPGAVVAAINDQPVTSWREMGLELTTARAGETRITFENHPPVTFNLPSDDEEKGNVINAFEPALPADPVLEQVIAGGPADQAGLEEGDRVVQAGGRDVATWQEFIDVIERSPGSPVPLVIDRDGEQMQLTITPEDRVLDSGLRVGRIEVSVPDMSVHMPRVRQGPLRAVAHGARQTWDVTALTLDFLGGMVTGRHSARNIGGPIMIGEMSGRFARAGAEAFLGFMAILSVNLAVLNLLPIPVLDGGHLVFLGAEAIRGRPLSIETRMRATQVGFVFIILLMTWAVGNDVLRVFGL
- the dxr gene encoding 1-deoxy-D-xylulose-5-phosphate reductoisomerase yields the protein MRGVALLGSTGSIGASALNVLARHADEFRIVALAANRNAAELARQIERYAPDLAVLVDEDAAHANGPLHPCIRTGRAALIDAAAHPDADIVINAVVGAAGLEATLAALSAGKRLALANKESLVAGGLLVQEALRVGGGELIPVDSEHSAILQCICGAPERAVRRMILTASGGPFRSCALNELSAMTPEQALRHPTWDMGAKITVDSATLVNKALEVVEAHFLFNAPYDSIDVVVHPQSIIHSMVEFVDGSVLAQLGFPTMELPILYALSHPDRRSDNGVRAFDPVSAGSLTFEAVDARRFPAFTLGVAAGRAGGTAPAVFNAANEEAVAGFLAGAIPFTGIADIIARALDAHDPAPADTLDSVLAADRSAREIAGAALRNLC